The Actinomyces sp. oral taxon 414 genome has a segment encoding these proteins:
- a CDS encoding HigA family addiction module antitoxin, with amino-acid sequence MFNASHTTDKIAPIHPGEILMEDFIKGFGITQSKVASAIGVPSRRINEIVHGKRRITADTATRLGRYFGTSARFRLNLQDAYDLDVLEDSIGETLDAIEPLKSAV; translated from the coding sequence TTGTTTAACGCCAGCCATACCACTGACAAGATCGCCCCGATCCACCCGGGCGAGATCCTCATGGAGGACTTCATCAAGGGTTTCGGGATCACGCAGAGCAAGGTGGCGTCCGCCATCGGGGTGCCGTCCCGTAGGATCAACGAGATTGTGCACGGCAAGCGCAGGATCACCGCGGACACCGCCACGCGTCTCGGACGCTACTTCGGAACCTCGGCCCGGTTCCGGCTCAATCTTCAGGACGCATACGACCTCGATGTTCTTGAGGACTCCATCGGGGAGACGCTCGACGCCATCGAACCGCTGAAATCCGCCGTATGA
- a CDS encoding IS630 family transposase codes for MTGHAGNENAAKLTRAQKEQLKETLSGPPSQSGVQADFWDVPALRDVVKILFDVEYQSDSTYQLLLKFCGMSFKLPDPFDKRRDEAAITARMARIRQEVAELLTRGWEVYTVDEVRVEHEAETRRMWLPRGGRTRLHVDRTRSARSFFGALSLTTKKMKIYPIEGNQNAEQIILAMARLVRETENEKIAVVLDNAGFHHAKAVTDLYEPGQALERIKPIYLPPCAPDHNPTEHVWNTAKDHIANIQQDTPEQTWTAFTSYITSRTFDYDFEHLPITPPERNLV; via the coding sequence GTGACCGGGCACGCGGGTAATGAGAACGCCGCCAAGCTCACCCGCGCCCAGAAGGAGCAGCTCAAGGAGACCCTGAGCGGACCGCCATCACAGTCCGGGGTACAAGCTGACTTCTGGGACGTGCCAGCCCTGCGCGACGTCGTGAAGATCCTGTTCGACGTCGAGTACCAGTCGGACTCCACCTACCAGCTGCTGCTGAAGTTCTGCGGGATGAGCTTCAAGCTGCCCGACCCCTTCGACAAGCGCCGCGACGAAGCCGCGATCACCGCTCGGATGGCCCGGATCCGCCAGGAGGTCGCCGAGCTTCTGACCCGGGGATGGGAGGTGTACACCGTCGACGAGGTCCGCGTCGAGCACGAGGCCGAAACCCGACGCATGTGGCTTCCCAGGGGCGGAAGAACCAGGCTCCATGTCGACCGCACCAGATCCGCCCGGTCATTCTTCGGCGCCTTGAGCCTGACGACCAAGAAGATGAAGATCTACCCCATCGAGGGCAACCAGAACGCCGAGCAGATAATCTTGGCCATGGCCCGACTTGTGCGCGAAACAGAGAACGAGAAGATCGCCGTTGTTCTTGATAACGCGGGATTCCACCACGCCAAAGCAGTGACCGACCTGTACGAGCCCGGACAGGCACTGGAGCGGATCAAACCGATCTATCTCCCGCCCTGCGCCCCCGACCACAACCCCACGGAGCACGTCTGGAACACCGCTAAAGATCACATCGCGAACATCCAGCAAGACACCCCCGAACAAACCTGGACCGCATTCACCAGCTACATCACCAGCCGCACCTTCGACTACGACTTCGAACACCTACCAATCACACCACCCGAAAGAAACCTTGTTTAA
- a CDS encoding helix-turn-helix domain-containing protein — protein sequence MLVDVTKEERDVLLRWKKRSDSFVLVRLKTEAVLYASRGVDVSIIAEMVDRSKRTVRDWLANWRLARLCSVVTQGVGKVGGRLSDVRGFRRVDGGAVRPRRDDRWCLINPRSRGGSRRRCHLPPRVPPRASP from the coding sequence GTGCTTGTTGATGTGACGAAGGAAGAGCGGGACGTTCTTCTGAGGTGGAAGAAGCGCAGCGACTCGTTTGTTCTGGTGCGACTGAAGACCGAGGCCGTTCTTTACGCTTCTCGCGGTGTTGACGTGAGCATTATCGCCGAGATGGTTGACCGGAGTAAGAGAACAGTTCGGGACTGGCTGGCGAACTGGCGGCTGGCCAGACTGTGCTCGGTGGTGACCCAGGGGGTCGGCAAAGTCGGTGGCCGGTTGTCTGATGTTCGGGGTTTTCGGCGTGTTGACGGGGGTGCGGTGCGGCCCCGCCGGGACGATAGGTGGTGTCTAATCAATCCTCGATCACGGGGGGGGTCGCGCCGCCGATGTCATCTTCCACCACGAGTGCCCCCTCGCGCCAGCCCCTGA
- a CDS encoding 5-methylcytosine restriction system specificity protein McrC, whose translation MKLLKIKDNTQVKKDAFSSIEVLTRRIADKTLEQLEREGVFVFPEFIVEAEDLTKDQMILQSVNDSYRAGNVMGFLGCGNERLIIESRFSSEEEDYFFEYLLDRVLDFPNIVDLESDADQNNRLFNFLLFLFPYYLKTAMRKGLFKRYVRNRYNDGNVKGTIDIARHIELNTPFTGNVAYRQREFSYDNSLMELVRHTIEFIKRKPYGGHLLTRVKDEVKLVIEATPSYELYDRQKIVEANKKNAIRHAYFREYLALQRLCLLILQHQKHQIGLGSRQIYGILFDGAWLWEEYVNSLIEDAFYHPMNKGGKGAQRLFDGNIGLIYPDFISRDNETRIIADAKYKPIDNIGNRDYLQVLAYMFRFDAKAGYYLYPESTGTDDLLLWMNKGSTYEANVTARDDVSVTKHGLKIPLDAQSYDAFVQQMKVSEDEFRKAFIAG comes from the coding sequence ATGAAGCTGCTCAAGATTAAGGACAACACACAAGTAAAGAAAGACGCTTTCTCAAGCATCGAAGTCCTTACGCGCCGGATTGCTGATAAGACACTCGAGCAACTGGAGCGCGAGGGTGTGTTTGTGTTCCCCGAATTCATCGTCGAAGCGGAGGATCTAACGAAAGATCAGATGATCCTCCAAAGCGTCAATGACTCCTACCGGGCAGGGAACGTGATGGGCTTTCTCGGCTGCGGAAACGAGCGGCTGATCATCGAATCCCGGTTCAGCTCTGAAGAGGAGGACTACTTTTTCGAATACCTCCTCGACCGCGTGCTGGACTTTCCCAACATCGTGGATTTGGAATCTGACGCAGACCAGAACAACCGTCTTTTCAATTTTCTGCTCTTTCTCTTCCCGTACTACTTGAAGACGGCCATGAGAAAAGGGCTCTTCAAGAGATATGTCCGCAACCGGTATAACGACGGAAACGTGAAGGGAACCATCGACATCGCAAGGCATATCGAGCTGAACACGCCCTTTACCGGGAATGTCGCATACAGGCAAAGGGAATTCTCCTACGACAATAGTTTGATGGAGCTGGTGCGCCATACGATCGAGTTCATTAAGAGAAAGCCATACGGCGGTCATCTACTCACCAGAGTGAAAGACGAAGTGAAGCTCGTCATCGAGGCGACCCCTTCCTACGAGCTGTACGATCGCCAGAAGATAGTAGAGGCGAACAAGAAGAACGCCATACGACATGCATACTTCCGAGAATATCTCGCGCTCCAGAGGCTGTGCCTTTTGATCCTTCAGCACCAGAAGCATCAGATAGGTTTGGGCTCGCGGCAGATATACGGCATCCTGTTCGACGGAGCGTGGCTATGGGAGGAATACGTCAACTCCCTGATTGAAGATGCCTTCTACCACCCGATGAACAAGGGCGGCAAGGGAGCACAGAGGCTCTTTGACGGGAATATCGGGTTGATCTACCCGGATTTCATCAGCAGGGATAACGAGACGAGAATTATTGCCGATGCCAAGTACAAGCCAATCGACAACATCGGAAACCGCGATTACCTGCAGGTGCTTGCCTACATGTTCCGGTTCGATGCCAAGGCCGGTTATTACTTGTATCCAGAGTCGACCGGAACCGACGACCTGCTCCTCTGGATGAACAAGGGATCCACCTATGAGGCGAACGTCACGGCACGAGATGACGTCAGCGTCACCAAGCACGGGTTGAAGATTCCGCTTGATGCACAAAGCTATGATGCGTTCGTCCAGCAAATGAAGGTCAGTGAGGATGAGTTCCGGAAGGCATTCATTGCTGGGTGA
- a CDS encoding McrB family protein codes for MAIPKISKQNIADALKYIDEKGVPFHNQSTKYELVTEDGKKYPPKYVISVAAHIATGEEVSTEGFNAVEAKFYLQGQGFNIEVKQEKFEITITADGVTSTDERFTMDNLSLGDNYKPLNAYLQKADGEVIKRTYSKGERRNSNQTMPRIACQVFEKQIASLSVEGRESFPVCKYNPSSETICGIYTSVEEFRQHRKTIEYLTYSYDNGRQFVLYCWNAFSTIIFVQECLKRFGEPGDKMILTYREKDEQEEQEATAEAAAQEELVQQFKGYQNPFSSMLIESKNLIFRGAPGTGKSYLAKEIAADIISNGYYEKFTQLSEEQRKQVEFVQFHPSYDYSDFMEGLRPKVNDDGTMGFELQDGIFKKFIARARKNYEDSQKSKKAIEKEVSVQESMTDFFSGIELGVDTFKTINGNEFTITSVDESHINISIPGNATVNKLALNVDEIRRMLESDVKFTKIKDITAFFGKTFATQAYSYDFAIYKAIKSKKASSAKGKTKQAELKKYIFIIDEINRGEISKIFGELFFAIDPGYRGRAGEISTQYANLHADPDEKFYIPENVYIIGTMNDIDRSVDSFDFAMRRRFRFVELKADERLEMLANLEDEELEAEAIRRMSALNREIAAVEDLNENYQIGASYFLKLKTLTFDQLWTDYLHPLLQEYIQGMYDEEGIMNRLAKAYGCHKSADGDTDEAAQD; via the coding sequence ATGGCTATCCCAAAAATTAGCAAACAAAACATTGCCGATGCGCTGAAATACATCGATGAAAAGGGCGTGCCTTTCCATAATCAAAGCACGAAATATGAGCTTGTTACTGAGGATGGGAAAAAATACCCGCCGAAATACGTGATTTCCGTTGCTGCACATATAGCTACGGGAGAAGAAGTCAGCACTGAGGGATTTAATGCCGTCGAGGCGAAGTTCTACCTGCAGGGGCAGGGCTTCAATATCGAGGTCAAGCAAGAAAAGTTCGAGATAACAATCACAGCCGATGGCGTGACCTCTACAGACGAACGCTTCACGATGGACAACCTCTCCCTTGGTGACAACTACAAGCCGTTGAATGCTTATCTCCAGAAAGCTGACGGTGAGGTTATTAAGCGCACCTACAGCAAAGGCGAAAGACGCAACTCCAATCAGACCATGCCCCGAATTGCATGTCAGGTTTTCGAGAAGCAGATTGCATCCCTTTCGGTTGAAGGCCGGGAGAGCTTTCCTGTCTGCAAGTACAATCCCTCCAGCGAAACAATCTGCGGCATTTACACGAGCGTAGAGGAATTCAGGCAGCATCGTAAGACCATAGAGTACCTCACCTATAGCTACGACAACGGCAGACAGTTTGTGCTGTATTGCTGGAATGCATTCTCGACTATCATCTTCGTTCAAGAGTGTCTGAAGCGATTCGGCGAACCGGGCGACAAGATGATCCTGACTTATCGTGAAAAGGACGAGCAGGAGGAGCAGGAAGCCACAGCAGAGGCGGCTGCTCAGGAGGAACTTGTTCAGCAGTTCAAGGGATATCAGAATCCCTTCTCGTCCATGCTGATAGAGTCGAAGAATTTGATTTTCCGGGGTGCTCCGGGCACGGGCAAGTCATACCTTGCTAAGGAAATAGCTGCCGATATCATCAGCAACGGATACTATGAAAAGTTCACCCAGCTCTCCGAAGAACAGAGAAAGCAAGTCGAGTTCGTCCAGTTCCACCCGAGTTATGACTACTCCGATTTCATGGAGGGGTTGCGCCCCAAAGTGAATGATGACGGGACGATGGGCTTCGAGCTGCAGGATGGCATCTTCAAGAAGTTCATTGCCCGTGCCCGCAAAAACTACGAGGACTCCCAGAAATCAAAAAAGGCTATCGAGAAAGAAGTATCCGTTCAGGAATCCATGACAGATTTCTTCTCCGGCATCGAGCTCGGCGTTGACACATTCAAGACCATCAATGGTAACGAGTTCACTATCACGAGTGTGGACGAGAGCCATATCAATATCTCGATACCCGGAAATGCCACAGTCAATAAGCTGGCGCTGAACGTTGACGAGATTCGGCGGATGCTTGAGTCTGACGTTAAATTCACGAAGATCAAAGACATCACCGCGTTTTTCGGTAAGACCTTCGCTACGCAGGCTTATTCCTATGATTTCGCCATTTACAAAGCGATCAAGTCGAAGAAGGCGTCCAGCGCAAAGGGAAAGACCAAGCAGGCCGAATTGAAGAAATACATCTTCATCATCGACGAGATCAATCGCGGTGAGATTTCTAAAATCTTCGGCGAGCTGTTCTTCGCCATCGACCCGGGATATCGCGGTCGCGCCGGAGAGATCTCGACGCAGTATGCGAACCTCCACGCCGATCCAGACGAGAAGTTCTACATCCCAGAGAACGTCTACATCATCGGCACGATGAATGACATTGACCGCTCTGTCGACAGCTTCGATTTTGCCATGAGACGCCGTTTCCGTTTTGTTGAGCTGAAGGCAGACGAGCGGCTTGAAATGCTGGCAAATCTGGAAGATGAGGAGCTTGAGGCAGAGGCAATCAGGCGCATGTCAGCGCTGAACAGAGAGATTGCCGCCGTCGAGGATCTTAACGAGAATTACCAGATCGGTGCTTCCTATTTCCTGAAGTTGAAGACGCTGACGTTCGACCAGCTCTGGACGGACTATTTACACCCGCTGCTTCAGGAATACATTCAGGGGATGTATGACGAGGAAGGCATTATGAATCGGCTTGCTAAGGCCTATGGGTGCCATAAGTCAGCCGACGGAGATACCGATGAAGCTGCTCAAGATTAA
- a CDS encoding transposase family protein, translated as MEYTTGLPTAKFADLLIRLREEGVEGRPPSLGLRDSLRAALIYMRHNIPQAVIGEQPGVSQPTISRVIKAMTDAIARALKDVLLTAEEVPQGCDFRLDGTLFPCWSWRNHRELWSR; from the coding sequence ATGGAGTATACCACGGGGCTGCCCACGGCCAAGTTCGCCGATCTGCTCATCCGTCTGCGCGAGGAGGGTGTTGAGGGGCGTCCGCCGAGCCTGGGGTTGAGGGATTCTCTGAGGGCGGCGCTGATCTACATGCGTCACAACATTCCGCAGGCGGTGATCGGCGAGCAGCCAGGTGTGTCCCAGCCCACGATCTCGCGGGTCATCAAGGCCATGACCGATGCGATCGCCCGGGCCCTGAAGGACGTGCTGCTCACGGCCGAGGAGGTGCCCCAGGGCTGCGACTTTCGTCTGGACGGCACCCTCTTCCCCTGCTGGAGCTGGCGCAATCACCGCGAATTGTGGTCGCGGTGA
- a CDS encoding transposase family protein — MADKGYVGRGMITPHKKPPNGELSEAAKEANKSINKIRQAVERTIAHIKAWRIHPHRLPPPPAHIRADHHRRTLTPRLQNHPLNNLH, encoded by the coding sequence ATCGCCGACAAGGGATACGTGGGAAGGGGAATGATCACCCCGCACAAGAAGCCCCCCAACGGCGAACTGAGCGAGGCCGCGAAGGAGGCCAACAAGAGCATCAACAAGATCCGTCAGGCGGTCGAGCGGACCATCGCCCACATCAAGGCCTGGAGAATCCACCCGCACCGACTACCGCCGCCCCCTGCACACATTCGAGCAGACCATCACCGCCGCACTCTCACTCCACGCCTTCAAAACCACCCCCTGAATAACCTTCATTGA
- a CDS encoding type II toxin-antitoxin system RelE/ParE family toxin — protein MRVPVCDVVLRADRSGGPGRAAGQERRGNCYRAKRLARTLYDAPVIRSFADKATERLSRRESVPAVDPRIRRIALRKLRLLDSALSLEELCVPPGNRLERLKGDRSGQYSIRINEGYSGGGFEGVE, from the coding sequence ATGAGAGTACCGGTGTGCGACGTGGTGCTGCGTGCCGATCGCAGTGGCGGCCCCGGGAGAGCCGCCGGGCAGGAGCGCCGCGGGAATTGCTACCGCGCTAAGCGACTCGCCCGAACGTTATATGATGCGCCCGTGATCAGGTCCTTCGCCGACAAGGCGACCGAGCGGCTCAGTCGGCGCGAGTCCGTGCCCGCAGTCGATCCGCGCATCCGCAGGATCGCCCTTCGCAAGTTGCGCCTGCTCGACTCGGCGTTGAGTCTTGAGGAGTTGTGCGTTCCCCCCGGGAATCGGCTTGAGCGTCTTAAGGGCGATCGATCTGGTCAGTACAGCATCAGGATCAATGAAGGTTATTCAGGGGGTGGTTTTGAAGGCGTGGAGTGA
- a CDS encoding type II toxin-antitoxin system PemK/MazF family toxin has product MELTPQPRTGELWWAAPDPSVGREQAGRRPVLVISNARYHDAVTMLVVTVPVTSVDRHWPNHVRIPGGADLPRDSFAMTEQVRTISRARLVGRIGAVEADALADVLRWVRDWIA; this is encoded by the coding sequence GTGGAACTGACGCCTCAACCGCGAACCGGCGAGCTGTGGTGGGCCGCGCCCGACCCGTCCGTCGGGCGGGAGCAGGCGGGGCGTCGCCCCGTGCTCGTCATCTCCAACGCCAGGTATCACGACGCTGTGACGATGCTCGTCGTGACAGTGCCGGTGACCTCCGTCGACCGGCACTGGCCGAACCACGTGCGAATCCCCGGCGGCGCGGATCTTCCGCGGGATTCCTTCGCCATGACCGAGCAGGTCCGCACGATCTCCCGGGCTCGACTCGTTGGGCGCATCGGCGCCGTCGAGGCCGATGCCCTTGCCGATGTGCTCCGCTGGGTGCGGGACTGGATCGCCTAG
- a CDS encoding WD40 repeat domain-containing protein, which translates to MSARTPDDGRGGAPAPGESRGEPCAPRWARARDALLARLPSWWWPVTDPHVRLAAGTECVGALAVVGDRLAVLDVEGAVGLRSLLDDAPGIVLDCPPMTAVTGLRRRTAERPDRLVTAGADGAVRIWDERGGRVGGFRVAPGPIAALAAVPAPGGGQWLAVAGDGAVRVHDPEDGRRTCAFRAGCAVNDLVGYLTRSGRLRIAVSGLVSSGPAVSSSAGSDLVVSGPAGPGPANSNPMVSGPASPDSASLGPIDPLREAAGGVRVWDPVTGEPVGPELTDAVDECTVLAVWEDVDAGPRLVTGEGYAGFIHSMSDEVVRMWDPATGRRVGEPLVADEGCSGYAPALGTWRAPDGRPRLAAVLAEGGPRNLVVWDPATGRRLPRRFRDPNRLQPQAETLAVWHRDDGAVRLVTAVGDSILVWDPELPGPFPPDPPVPVTAAAYTAADGGRGLAVTDRDDRLWLLDAAGGVRVRVDTEQSSPHTILTWTRRDGPRIATVAGDCTVHVWDGAGRWLSYVDFRGPSAGVELVGAGEGTLIATTVAGVRRLWDPETGEPLGRGAIRPGGT; encoded by the coding sequence ATGAGCGCCCGAACCCCCGACGACGGCCGGGGCGGCGCGCCCGCCCCCGGGGAATCGCGCGGGGAGCCGTGCGCGCCCCGCTGGGCGCGCGCTCGCGACGCGCTCCTGGCGCGGCTCCCCTCCTGGTGGTGGCCCGTGACCGACCCGCACGTCCGGCTCGCCGCCGGGACCGAGTGCGTGGGGGCGCTCGCCGTCGTCGGGGACCGGCTGGCCGTCCTCGATGTCGAGGGCGCGGTGGGGCTGCGCTCCCTGCTCGACGACGCACCCGGGATCGTGCTCGACTGTCCGCCGATGACCGCCGTGACCGGACTGCGCCGTCGGACCGCCGAGCGACCCGACCGCCTGGTGACGGCGGGGGCCGACGGCGCGGTGCGGATCTGGGACGAGCGGGGCGGGCGTGTCGGGGGCTTCCGGGTCGCGCCCGGCCCCATCGCCGCCCTCGCCGCCGTCCCCGCCCCGGGCGGCGGGCAGTGGCTGGCCGTCGCCGGCGACGGAGCGGTGCGGGTGCACGACCCCGAGGACGGCCGGCGGACGTGCGCCTTCCGCGCCGGGTGCGCCGTCAACGACCTGGTCGGCTACCTCACCCGCTCTGGGCGGCTGCGCATCGCGGTCTCCGGTTTGGTGAGTTCCGGCCCGGCGGTTTCCAGCTCGGCGGGCTCCGACCTGGTGGTCTCCGGCCCGGCGGGTCCCGGTCCGGCGAACTCCAACCCGATGGTCTCCGGCCCGGCGAGCCCCGATTCGGCGAGTCTCGGCCCGATCGACCCGCTCCGCGAGGCGGCGGGCGGCGTCCGCGTGTGGGACCCCGTCACCGGGGAGCCGGTCGGGCCGGAGCTGACCGACGCCGTGGACGAGTGCACCGTGCTGGCCGTGTGGGAGGACGTCGATGCGGGGCCGCGACTGGTCACCGGCGAAGGGTATGCGGGGTTCATCCACTCGATGAGCGACGAGGTGGTGCGGATGTGGGACCCGGCCACCGGGCGGCGGGTCGGGGAGCCGCTCGTGGCCGACGAGGGTTGCTCCGGGTACGCCCCGGCCCTGGGGACCTGGAGGGCGCCGGACGGGAGGCCCCGCCTGGCCGCCGTCCTCGCGGAGGGCGGACCCCGGAACCTGGTGGTGTGGGATCCGGCCACCGGGCGACGCCTGCCCCGCCGCTTCCGCGACCCGAACCGCCTGCAGCCGCAGGCGGAGACGCTGGCCGTGTGGCACCGCGACGACGGCGCCGTCCGCCTGGTGACGGCCGTCGGCGACAGCATCCTCGTGTGGGACCCCGAACTGCCCGGACCTTTCCCGCCCGACCCGCCGGTGCCGGTCACCGCCGCGGCCTACACCGCCGCCGACGGCGGACGCGGCCTGGCGGTCACTGACCGCGACGACCGGCTGTGGCTGCTGGACGCCGCCGGCGGGGTCCGCGTCCGGGTGGACACCGAGCAGTCCAGCCCGCACACCATCCTCACCTGGACCCGCCGGGACGGGCCCCGGATCGCCACGGTGGCGGGCGACTGCACCGTCCACGTGTGGGACGGCGCCGGCCGGTGGCTGTCCTACGTCGACTTCCGGGGCCCGAGCGCCGGCGTCGAACTCGTGGGCGCGGGCGAGGGGACCCTCATCGCCACGACGGTCGCGGGCGTGCGCCGCCTGTGGGACCCGGAGACCGGGGAGCCACTCGGGCGCGGGGCGATCCGTCCGGGCGGGACATGA
- a CDS encoding YbhB/YbcL family Raf kinase inhibitor-like protein yields MLRRWDRSKSSWEGRVSGSPGLGVSSPGIDGDGRFLPGHTGRGADASPELRLDGLTQDAERLAVVLTDETHPLLGTMTHWLVWNLPAGPVIGGGLPPGRTTRDGAVQGRGYGLHRYRGPKPPRGTSHRYSLLVLALDAPLDCPASAGSRRFWRAASGHVLQWGVLEGVFE; encoded by the coding sequence ATGCTGAGGCGATGGGATCGGAGCAAGTCCTCGTGGGAGGGGCGCGTCAGCGGTTCGCCGGGGCTGGGCGTGTCCTCCCCTGGGATCGACGGGGACGGCCGATTCCTCCCCGGGCACACGGGCCGCGGCGCCGACGCCTCTCCCGAGCTGCGGCTCGACGGCCTCACGCAGGACGCCGAGCGCCTGGCGGTGGTCCTCACCGACGAGACGCACCCGCTGCTGGGCACCATGACGCACTGGCTCGTGTGGAACCTGCCGGCCGGACCGGTCATCGGGGGCGGGCTGCCGCCGGGGCGCACCACCCGCGACGGGGCCGTTCAGGGCCGGGGCTACGGGCTGCACCGCTACCGCGGTCCCAAGCCGCCGCGCGGGACCAGCCACCGCTACTCCCTGCTCGTCCTGGCGCTCGACGCCCCGCTGGACTGCCCGGCCTCGGCGGGCTCGCGCCGCTTCTGGCGGGCCGCGTCCGGGCACGTGCTCCAGTGGGGCGTCCTGGAGGGCGTCTTCGAGTAG
- a CDS encoding CPBP family intramembrane glutamic endopeptidase — MTFTESVGARPAPSSSPRPPQRRDGVRGDGPRPTGTSPAQVLFAVVYVAVFPLGLADAWIPGGHRIPFLLSAYAVLFLAGCFVFRHYLARAARRIAARKCRTALVVLVGGIGAYIATVAGFLLSDSLLRATGLSGVPLQNNLNIGRAMETIPPIIIIAVLGVMGPVVEEMFFRRLLIDLIGRYSRTWVAVVASGILFGMIHMHSLALSEAINIIPHAATGIVLGVVYVKSGRNLYCSAVLHILINLSSFLPSLVS; from the coding sequence ATGACTTTCACCGAATCCGTCGGCGCTCGGCCCGCCCCGTCCTCCTCCCCGCGGCCCCCGCAGCGCCGGGACGGCGTCCGCGGCGACGGACCGCGACCGACCGGGACGAGTCCCGCCCAGGTCCTCTTCGCCGTCGTCTACGTCGCCGTCTTCCCCCTCGGGCTCGCCGACGCCTGGATTCCGGGCGGCCACCGCATCCCCTTCCTGCTGAGCGCCTACGCCGTGCTGTTCCTCGCGGGATGCTTCGTCTTCCGTCATTACCTGGCCCGGGCGGCGCGGCGGATCGCGGCGCGCAAATGCAGGACTGCGCTCGTCGTGCTGGTCGGCGGCATCGGCGCATACATCGCCACGGTGGCGGGATTCCTGCTGTCGGACTCCCTCCTGCGCGCGACCGGCTTGTCGGGCGTCCCGCTGCAGAACAACCTGAATATCGGTCGGGCGATGGAGACGATCCCGCCGATCATTATCATCGCAGTCCTCGGCGTTATGGGCCCCGTCGTCGAGGAGATGTTCTTCAGGAGGCTCCTCATCGACCTTATCGGGCGTTATTCCCGGACCTGGGTCGCGGTCGTCGCCTCCGGCATCCTGTTCGGAATGATTCATATGCACTCGCTGGCGCTGTCCGAGGCCATCAATATCATTCCCCATGCCGCGACCGGGATCGTCCTCGGCGTCGTATATGTCAAAAGCGGCCGCAATCTGTACTGCTCGGCCGTCCTGCACATCCTGATCAACCTCAGTTCGTTCCTGCCGAGCCTCGTCTCCTGA